TAACAATTCTAAGTTCTGTCAATGGATTGATTTGTCTTGTGGAttctaaatataatttgtttCTATGGAATCCAGCGAATAGAAAGTACAAGAATTACCTTGTCCTAGAGCTACATTGTGGTTTGATAAAGCGCTCATGTATGGTTTTGGATATGATGAGTTTTATGATGATTATAAGTTATTGGGTACCTTTTGTAGAAAAAGTAAGTTCGATCGAGGTGAGCTCAAAATATATAGTCTAAAGAGTGATTCTTGGGGAAGTGTTGACGATTGTCGATTGAGGAAGTGTAAAAGTCGAGAGGAAGTATACATTTCAGGTATCATAGTGAAGGGGAAACTTCACTGGCCTAATGCTAAGGTGAATGGTTTGATAAGTGACTATAAGGAATGGAACATCATATCGTTTGATTTGGCTAACGAGAAATGGGGAGAAGTGGAGCATCCTTGCTACAAAGAGGGATATATTCATTTGTATTTGGGAGTGTTGGGAAGTGATCTTTCCATTTTTTGTGATAATGCGACCTCTCATGTAGATTTTTGGGTTATGAAGGAGTATGGGGTTAAACAATCTTGGACAAAGATGTTAACCGTCAATTA
The window above is part of the Capsicum annuum cultivar UCD-10X-F1 unplaced genomic scaffold, UCD10Xv1.1 ctg15079, whole genome shotgun sequence genome. Proteins encoded here:
- the LOC124890310 gene encoding F-box/kelch-repeat protein At3g23880-like — translated: MYGFGYDEFYDDYKLLGTFCRKSKFDRGELKIYSLKSDSWGSVDDCRLRKCKSREEVYISGIIVKGKLHWPNAKVNGLISDYKEWNIISFDLANEKWGEVEHPCYKEGYIHLYLGVLGSDLSIFCDNATSHVDFWVMKEYGVKQSWTKMLTVNYPFDTPWCDFYLPCFMSNKGEIFF